A single genomic interval of Antechinus flavipes isolate AdamAnt ecotype Samford, QLD, Australia chromosome 1, AdamAnt_v2, whole genome shotgun sequence harbors:
- the SNN gene encoding stannin, producing MSIMDHSPTTGVVTVIVILIAIAALGALILGCWCYLRLQRISQSEDEESIVGDGETKEPFLLVQYSAKGPCVERKAKLTPNGTEVHG from the coding sequence ATGTCTATTATGGACCACAGCCCCACCACTGGAGTGGTTACTGTTATTGTCATTCTCATTGCCATTGCTGCTCTAGGAGCCTTGATCCTTGGCTGTTGGTGTTATTTGCGCCTACAGCGCATCAGCCAGTCAGAAGATGAAGAGAGCATTGTGGGTGATGGAGAAACCAAAGAACCCTTCCTTTTGGTCCAGTATTCCGCTAAAGGTCCTTGTGTGGAGCGAAAAGCTAAGCTGACTCCTAATGGCACAGAAGTCCATGGATAA